In Zingiber officinale cultivar Zhangliang chromosome 3A, Zo_v1.1, whole genome shotgun sequence, the DNA window TGTGCTTGAGGGGCTCGGATGGTGTGTTTCGTGCATCCGTCCGATCGAAGGGCATGGCGGCCAATGGAGATCGGCCATCTATAATTGGTTGGATCGGCGACAAAGAGCATAATCAATGTACCTGCCAAGAGGCGCTCATGGGGAGTTTCGCTGTCATTATAATGGTATTTTCCACCATGTCTTAGGGGGCCAATTTAATCATAATTATTAATTGGTTGATTTCATATAATAAGAAAACATTTTGTTGTTCCTATTGgaacattttaattatttagTAGTGTTTATGAGGATTTTATATATTTAGaaggaaataataataaagagGCACACATTTAAAGTTGTAGACATCATAAAAGACGAGGGCATACATACTTATCATTCATTCAAATTTCTATAAATGATTTGACCCCGAGTGCTATACGTAGAGGTAAATAAGAAAATAGAATAAGTCATTATATAGAAGGATATTTCCACCGATTTTGTTGAAAATTAATGCTTGTCCATTTCTAGaaaataaatatgttttttttttctcgaaAAATCTGAAATTCAGGGGTGCCTTTGGTGAATTGCTGTAATAATGGgattgaatttattagttttTGACGAattgaggaaagaaaagggaCGCTCTGCTTTATCTTAGCTGTCTTACAAATACGCCAAACCATTCCATTTAATTCAACGTGTCTTTTCTAGGACACCGAGGCCTCCTTCGTCTTCTTCTCCAATGTATCCGAACTTTTCATTGGACTCCTAATTTATATATCTATTTTAAATTCACCCTCAATATTTTGGACATTCCTATTTAGTGTACGAGCAAAAATTACAATTTCAAATTTGAAATACTTTCATGATTTTATTAatactatttttataaattttttattttaatatcaaaatgtatTTTTAGAAGATCaaagattttattttatctttttaaattatcaaatttatatatattatggTTACGGTGTATTTTTgttttataaattatataaaatgaaATACGATATTCTAAATTGTAGAATTTTTATTGTCCAAAATCGAGgagtttaattataaatttaggCGACCGCTCCGAGAGCACGATTCCACAAGGCCACGACCTTctctttttctctttctcttcccgACCAAACGGCCCAAACCTAGAGCGGTGCGCGCCTCTGTCTTCCGTCAGTCTCAGGTCTCAACGGGGAGAACGCGAAGCAACGAGGTCCCCTTTGTGTAAATCTCCATCTTTACCCCGTTAGGGTTCGCTATACCGTCTTCTTATCGTCAATGGCAGAGGCCTGCGGTTTGGCTGCAGGGTGAAGGCTGCGACTGAGTAGCTGAAACGACAACAGGCATCGCGGCTTAGTCTGAGGCTGAGCTGAAGAGGGaggaaaactttttcttttccccCCTTTTCCTTCGATTTTATGTTCTTTGTTGTGGTTGGCGATCAAGACTAGAGAGGAGGTGATCGGCTGAAGAAATGAGCGCGTCGAGGTTTATCAAGTGTGTCACTGTCGGTGACGGCGCCGTAGGAAAGACCTGCATGCTTATATCCTACACCAGCAACACTTTTCCAACTGTGAGTGCCGAAAAATCTGATCTTTTAGGGTGCTCTGCTGTTTAAATCATGCTAGTCAGGCATGAGAGGTAAAAAAGGTCGATTGAATAGTCTGTGCGAGGGAAATGCACAAGGAAAAATCGCTCCTTTTTTGATGTTCTCCTCATATTATACCTTTCTTGGATCTGCTCGTGAAGATTCCTAATTGCTAGTTTCGGTATTTTAAGTGTCTATCTTAAAATTGTCTACTTTTACCTTTTAAAATTTCTATATTGTTGACCATTAGGAATAGATTTGGTTAAATCTAGATATTGTTAAATTAACTTGGATGCATGTAGGATTTCTTATGTGTATGACTGGTTTACTTTCTCGATCATGCTTAGTACGAAGAGACCTAAGTGTATTTATTGTTCACTGAATCATGCCTGTTTAAACGGGTCATGGTGTTTAAAGACTTCCGAGGTTTATTTCTTGTTACATCAGAAGGAGAGGTTGCTAGGTAATTACGTACCTAGTTTCCTCTCAACGCGTGGTTGCTTCTTAAGAAAATGTTAATGTTGCGCATTTGCCATGGTTTAAATTTGAGCCATACTGTATAATGATCATACTTTGatcaataatttattaaatatgtATTTCGTTAACTATAGCATTGCTCGTGAATCATTAATGAAAATATAAATGTAAAGTATACCTGCGAAGATATTAGGATGCATGAAAGCTAACATTGTAGATACTTGTGCTTTCCATCTTTTGAACAGGACTATGTTCCCACGGTGTTTGACAATTTCAGTGCTAATGTAGTGGTAGATGGAAACACAGTTAACTTAGGGTTGTGGGATACTGCAGGTACATTATAACTTTCTTTGTCTCTTTTTTTTGGTTGTTACTTGCTAGTTCTTCATTTCAAAGGTTGGtatgaaaagatttttttaacaGGCCAGGAGGATTACAACAGATTGAGACCTTTGAGCTACCGTGGTGCAGATGTTTTTCTGCTTGCCTTTTCGCTCATTAGTAAAGCAAGTTATGAAAATGTTGCTAAGAAGGTTATTAATGGATTTCTTcatttgtttttcattttataAACTTTTTGAATCATAAATCCTCCAATTTGTTGTGTTTCCCTTCAAATTTGGATTTTCAGTGGATTCCTGAATTGCGGCACTATGCACCTGGTGTGCCCATAATTCTTGTCGGAACAAAACTGGGTAATGATTAATTTCATAACACGTTACACTCTTTATTTGCACTTTGATCAGTTCTACTAGAGAGCCATGATTGTTTGCATGTTACGTTGTGGAATAGTAAGCTTGATTGCTCTTCCTTTTTTCAATGTAAAGTAAGCAAACCGAGCTACTGAAGTAAGTTATGTAAGTTTCGTTTGCTTTTAACGGCAGCTGGTCTAAGGTTAATTACCAATCAGTGACTGTCACATTTATGTTCTTGAATACATCCCAGTGTCCTTTGGTATAACTACAACATTTTATCTTGATGTTAATTGACTATGGTTTTTGTAAAGGATGTTAGTTAATTACTTTCATCATCTAAATGGACATCTGCATTAAATTGTTGTTTTTCATGACATGTTTTGTCCACATGTTAATATATTATCAAATGATTTTCTTATCTTATCCAGCTCCCAGTCGTTCTACTTTTTGATGCCGTTTACTGAGTCTGATCTGATGGTCAACCTATCATCATACAAGCATTCGATTAGCATTCCTTTTCTCTCCTGTTACCTCTCCATAATACACCTTCATAACACACTTCACTGTTTATTCTTACATGACCAAGAGCTTTTATAAAATATGTGTATTTATCGCTTTGCGTCATCTGAACTAAATTTGCATTAAATTTTGATGATCAAGCCATGTTTTTGTCAACATGATTAACTCTAGGTAAATAGCTATCGGATGGTTTTCTAATGTTATCTAGCTCCAAATTTGCTAAGTATCACCTGATGGTCAACTCATTATCTTACAAATGTTAGCACTTCATGCACCTAATGAACTTTAAGTACATGCTTCATCGTTCACTATGGTGCTTGTTTGACTATTCACTCTTCAACTTCTGAACTTTAGATCCTTTATCACATGGATTTTCTGGTAGTTTCTTAGATAGAGATACATGTTAAATCTATATGATACATTCTTTTTACATTGCTTGCAGATCTTCGAGATGATACACAATTTTTCATCGAACATCCCGGTGCCTCTTCCATTACTACTGCTCAGGTAAAACCAGGTGGTGGTCTATGGTATATTTCGACATGCATCTTGCTTACTATAGTAGAGCATTGTTTTAGGGGGAAGAACTGCGAAAGCAAATAGGAGCTGCTGCATATATCGAGTGCAGCTCAAAGACCCAGCAAGTATGAATCTTCCTCCCTTCTTCGAAATCCATTATTCCTTTTATTTTCTGATCGAATCTAGCAACGTTGCAAAATGCTCTGGTGTAGAACGTCAAGGCAGTGTTTGATCAAGCCATCAAGGTTGTACTTCAACCGCccaagaaaaacaagaagaagaaaaggcaaCAGAGAAATTGCTCGATTTTGTGATGATCGAGAGAGCGCACTCGCAGAAAATCTCAAGCTCGCTTAGGGTTCTTCCGTTGTAACTCCTCTCTCGTATTCCAGAACTGCAGGATTGATGTTGTAAGGTGGCTGCTATGCTTCAAATGATGTTCATGGATTATTGTATTTTGGTTGGATTGTTCGTGTAAATCTATCACAAATGGAGTGGTTGACCTTGAGTAAATCTATCGATTATGACGAGCCATAGTCGCCCGATTTATTCCAAGTATGGTAATTGCATAAATATTCTATAGTCGATTTAAAAACTAAAAAGGTGTAAAATGAAGGCTCACGCCGCCTTCCCCTGGATCCTCGCGAGCGTCAACCCCACGCACGCGTCTACGAAGTCAACGTCGATGAAGTCGGTGGACAGCACCTGCAGCCGGTCGGCGATCCCCTTCTGGAACGCCTGCGCGATGAACAGCCTCGCGTACCCGCGTATTCGCCTCGTCACCGGCCGCACGCACACCACCGGGTTATCCGCCTGCGGCGTCGCCGTGTTCTCCACCCGGTAAAGGTGCCTCCGCTCTGTCACCGCCTTCTGCTCTCCCAGCCGCCGCATGTTGTTCTCGAACTTGGTCATCGGAAGGTCGGTGTCCACCCAGTGGTCGATCAGGCACCCCGGCCCCCATAACGGGCTCCCGGCTCCCGGCGCCGCCGCCTTCCGCGGCTTCCACACGCACAGCACTCTGCCCGGAAGCACCTCGGCGATGGTCTTGGCGAAGATGGTGTCGTCGTAGGGGATGAGGAGGTCGCCGAGGCTGTCGACGAGGAACTTATCGAAGTCCGGGGGGTCCTCGTGTCCGAACTCTGTTCGGAGCTCGAGGACGACGAGCTCGTGCTCTGTTTCTTCGAGGAAGCGCTTGACGGCGTCGAGGACGCGGTCGACGGGGTAGGATACGAGGGGCCCGTGGCAGACCCGTCGATCTTTCTGGACGCGGACGTCGAGGAGGCGGGCACCAAGGCAGAGCTGGCGGTAGATGGAGGATGACTGGCACTGGGCGAAGGGGCGGGTGATGCAGGGGATGCCGATGCAGTCGGTGGCGGAGTCATGGGTTCCGGGCCACACGATCTGGTTGAGGCGCAGCTCGCCGGGGCCGAGTGCTGACATCCAAGCCTTGTGGTCGGCCGGGCGGTGGTCGGATCCGGGGAACTCGGTGCCGGAGGACTCAAGAAGGTCGAGCAGAGCTCGCTTCTCGGAAGCCAAGGCCTTGCGGCGGTGCACTTGCCTCGAGCACTGGGCGCCCATGCCGCCGGCACCGGGGATGGTCGGAGGCCAAGGGCAAGCACCGGAGACGGAGACTGTGCCGGTTAATCAAAAGGCAATCTCGTGaagaaaattattcaaaaaagCGATCAAAACCTGAATTCTCTTTATTTTTAGATGGGCAGTTTTGCAGTGGTCGGTGGGAAATTCACGTGGTTGGCCGGTCGTTGAGCTCTCCTATCTCAACGTAGAATGTCTTTAACTGCAATTTAATG includes these proteins:
- the LOC122051659 gene encoding rac-like GTP-binding protein 5 → MSASRFIKCVTVGDGAVGKTCMLISYTSNTFPTDYVPTVFDNFSANVVVDGNTVNLGLWDTAGQEDYNRLRPLSYRGADVFLLAFSLISKASYENVAKKWIPELRHYAPGVPIILVGTKLDLRDDTQFFIEHPGASSITTAQGEELRKQIGAAAYIECSSKTQQNVKAVFDQAIKVVLQPPKKNKKKKRQQRNCSIL
- the LOC122051658 gene encoding uncharacterized protein LOC122051658, giving the protein MGAQCSRQVHRRKALASEKRALLDLLESSGTEFPGSDHRPADHKAWMSALGPGELRLNQIVWPGTHDSATDCIGIPCITRPFAQCQSSSIYRQLCLGARLLDVRVQKDRRVCHGPLVSYPVDRVLDAVKRFLEETEHELVVLELRTEFGHEDPPDFDKFLVDSLGDLLIPYDDTIFAKTIAEVLPGRVLCVWKPRKAAAPGAGSPLWGPGCLIDHWVDTDLPMTKFENNMRRLGEQKAVTERRHLYRVENTATPQADNPVVCVRPVTRRIRGYARLFIAQAFQKGIADRLQVLSTDFIDVDFVDACVGLTLARIQGKAA